In Streptomyces sp. NBC_01426, one genomic interval encodes:
- a CDS encoding flavin-containing monooxygenase, producing MPEAPDMTTHPRPTYVIGAGPGGLAVAAALRSRGVRAVVVEKSDAVGSSWRRHYDRLRLHTTRRLSALPGLAVPRRFGRWVARDNVVRYLEKYAEFHELELVTGVEVTRIERAADDSGWTLHASGGRELAAGAVIVATGFNHTPRLPEWPGRDAYGGELLHAADYRSATPYADRDVLVVGVGNTGAEIAVDLAEGGAARVRLAVRTAPHIVRRSTCGWPAQRTGILVRRLPVRLVDRLSALVARASVPDLSAYGLPRPTAGLYSRVRQGAIPIQDVGLIDAVRSGRVEPVAAVDALDGDEVVMADGTRIAPDVVIAATGYRRSLEGLVGHLDVLDGRGRPRVHGARTPAHAPDLYFTGFTNPISGMFRELALDARKIARAVARKDRARP from the coding sequence ATGCCCGAAGCTCCCGACATGACCACCCACCCCCGCCCGACGTACGTGATCGGCGCCGGCCCCGGCGGCCTCGCCGTCGCCGCCGCCCTGCGCAGCCGCGGGGTCCGCGCCGTGGTCGTCGAGAAGTCCGACGCCGTCGGCTCCTCCTGGCGCCGCCACTACGACCGGCTCCGCCTGCACACCACGCGACGGCTCTCCGCGCTGCCCGGCCTGGCCGTGCCACGTCGTTTCGGGCGCTGGGTCGCGCGCGACAACGTGGTGCGCTACCTGGAGAAGTACGCCGAGTTCCACGAGCTGGAGCTGGTCACCGGGGTCGAGGTGACGCGGATCGAGCGGGCCGCGGACGACTCCGGCTGGACCCTGCACGCCAGCGGCGGCCGGGAGCTGGCGGCCGGCGCCGTGATCGTGGCGACCGGCTTCAACCACACCCCCCGACTGCCGGAGTGGCCGGGCCGGGACGCGTACGGCGGGGAACTGCTGCACGCCGCCGACTACCGGAGCGCCACCCCGTACGCGGACCGGGACGTGCTGGTCGTCGGCGTCGGCAACACCGGCGCCGAGATAGCCGTGGACCTCGCCGAGGGCGGCGCCGCGCGGGTGCGGCTCGCCGTGCGCACCGCCCCGCACATCGTGCGCCGTTCCACCTGCGGCTGGCCGGCCCAGCGCACCGGGATCCTGGTGCGTCGACTGCCCGTACGGCTCGTGGACCGGCTCTCCGCGCTGGTGGCGAGGGCCTCCGTCCCGGACCTGTCGGCGTACGGGCTGCCCCGCCCCACCGCCGGCCTGTACAGCAGGGTCCGGCAGGGCGCGATCCCGATCCAGGACGTCGGGCTGATCGACGCCGTCCGGTCGGGCCGGGTCGAACCGGTCGCCGCGGTGGACGCCCTCGACGGCGACGAGGTGGTGATGGCGGACGGTACGCGGATCGCCCCGGACGTGGTGATCGCGGCGACCGGCTACCGGCGCTCCCTGGAGGGGCTGGTCGGTCACCTCGACGTACTGGACGGCCGGGGACGGCCGCGCGTGCACGGCGCCCGCACCCCCGCGCACGCGCCCGACCTGTACTTCACCGGTTTCACCAACCCCATCAGCGGCATGTTCCGCGAACTGGCGCTGGACGCCCGGAAGATCGCCAGGGCGGTGGCCCGGAAGGACCGCGCCCGCCCCTGA